From the genome of Phoenix dactylifera cultivar Barhee BC4 chromosome 17, palm_55x_up_171113_PBpolish2nd_filt_p, whole genome shotgun sequence:
CGGAAGGCATATGGTCATGGAAATAAAATTGCAAGATACTAGCTAGGTTGGAGTAATAAGAAACTATTACATGTCCCTGTTTCAAATTGGATGGCCAATTAAAGCACGGAGCATGAGATGATCACCATTTGGAGTGATCAGAAAACATCATCAACGAGCATCTTACTAGATTAACCGGCATCTCGAAAGACATGCAATACTATAGATAGTGCAACTCCCATTGTTTTTTTTCTGTAGGAATTGGTTGATTGTTGGCTATAGTTGccaatgtgtgtgtatatatataaatatatatatatatgatgctTCTCACCTACACCGGTGGAAAAAGAATTGTAACAGGTGGCTGCagttctctccctttttcttcAACAAAAATGGCTGCAAGTCAACCAAACTATAGGAGCGCAGAAGTCATTTCTTATCCCACCGTGTACCTTGAGTGAATAAACATTTGATACGTAGCCCACATGGAAGGCCAGCCGGCCAAACCCTTCCATATATAAGGCCCTCAGCCTACCAACCAAGGCTCGCCACATGGCAAGTTTAGAAGTACCTGAGAAATTCTTTGAATTTCAAAATCTCTATAACATTTAAGCTGATGATTTCCCAAAACGCACATGCAAGATGCATGGGGCACGACGCACGTGCGAAACAACCACACATGATCTTCGAATGTGCGGTGACTTGTTAAAGACGGCTAACTCACATGTTTGAATGCTCCGGCAATGAGTGCTAGCCCTTGCTTATGCAATCCAATGCCATATGAGCCATCCAAGTAAATGCACTCGAGGTCTCACACACCATCATATTGTCGCTCTAACACTCTCAATCTCCACTGTTCTTTAAAAGTCTCTCTAACTTAGGCATTAAAGATCTTCCCTCGAATATTCTTTGGCAAGAAGATTTTTTCGTCTCCGCTATTTTTGATTGAAATTGACATCAGGGGTGAAGATCTGAGCACGACCCGAGCTAAACGACATTATTTCGGGCCCATCACCTATATTAGACGGTTAGGGTAGCGGACTAAGAGCTCTCCAGCAATCTCACTAGCTTGATGTCCCGGTCGCAGCGATTTCCACCGGCAATACGGACATTTAGtgaatattttcaaaaaaacatTTTAAGTAAACCTGCCACATGCTAATTGCCTGCCACACTTTGGCGCTGTAACAAACTACCATAATGGACTGAGCCGAGGTTAGGCAACCTATTGCCGCCTTCTTTTTTTGGTTCTTTGGTTTTCCCAACCCTACACAACCACAACTTTGATGCCTATCCAATTCATGGTTTATCGGAGCTAGTCATATCCCCTAACCACGTCATATCTGGCCGTGCTCGCTAGCCACAGCACTGCTCGCGCCGCTGTTCCCGGGTGGTGCCGAAGGTCACAAGACCTACACCGTCCTATTAAGGGAAATGATCTCATAACTATAGCAAACAATACTTTTCCTGAGCACACTATATAGTAAAAGCGGACAAAGGGCCTTATCAGAGCCATAGACAGCTCATGAATACGAGGGAATCCTGGCCGTGATTTAGTCCGCTGCAAGAAGTAACAGAGCTGCAGCTTATCAGATGAGACAATCCGTTAATCAGCGCAGCATCACCAGCATTAAACGCAGCCTACAAACAGGGAGATGGAGAGCTGGCGATCCTCTGCTGCAACAGTTTGGCGTATGAACGAAATCGCTTTATTGATGCTATCTCCCCCTCAGACCCACTTTTAGCAACCACCACGGCTGTTGTGCTCTGCTACTTCCTAGCAAGAAGGTTATGCGCCAAGGCCTTAGCTTAGCTTCCTGTCCCTAACAAACTCCAAAGCTGGTTAATGTTGTAGCTATGGAGTATCTTGCTGCAGGGACTGGCAATAAGACAAGGTGATGTTAGGAGcctaggggggggggggggggggggaggggggagggggtgaCAGTGCGTGCGAGACTTGCCAAGCGAAATGAACTGTCCGCACGTGTGAAATGCCTATGGGTGCATGATTACTTGTGCTAAGCCCGAGGCAGAGTGTGGGAGAGGTGGCGGTGGAATTTGAAAGCATAGGGGAGAGTGGGAGAGAATTTCGAACCCCGTTCTCAAATATCTTTTCTTCGCTATATTTTGctttttaatattctttttcatTGCCTTTCAAACTCCACAACCTGCATAAGAAGGCATTTACGTAGGCGGATGGAactctttcctttttccaagaaactcccttctctctctctagtttTTGTCTATGGGTGCACCTAAGgacaaagagagagaaagggagtcgAGTGGGGTTATATATAACCGGGTTAACTTCTTTTTCCACCACTTTCTGGGCCGGGGCCAGGGTGATCttttgagagagagggagggagggagggagggggagagaagtGTCGTTCCAACATCCAAGGCAAAAAGGGGAAGTTATCTGGTGAAAAGTAGAGAGAGGGTTAAAACTTAACAGAAGAGCAGGAATCAGAGAGTTGGGTAGATGGAGGAAGCCAAGGTAGGGAAGTCATCAAGGTTTAAGAGGGTGTGCGTTTTCTGTGGCAGCAGCACCGGGAAGAGGGACTGCTACCAAGACGCAGCCGTGGAACTTGGCAAAGAGCTGGTAAGACATCTggattctatcttttttttttgtgtttttattGGGTTAAGATTAGATGGTTGATCAAACGAGCGTGGGGTAGGTGGCGAGGAAGGTGGATTTGGTTTATGGAGGTGGGAGCATTGGCCTGATGGGCCTCGTCTCTGGAGCCGTCCACAGTGGAGGCGGCCGTGTTATTGGGTGAGCAGTCGCCTTACTTTCTTTCCTCATCTAACTCTTAATTTTGTCCCTCCTATGTGTTTATTATTGATtcatcttttttcttcctttttttttaatttttctattaTAAACTTTTAATTCCTTTCAGGATTATTCCGACGACTCTAATGGACAAAGAGGTCTAATTCTCGATAACTCTCTTGTTTTTTCCGCTAGCTCGAATGCCATCCATCTTTACCTACGATTTAACTCTATTTACCCACCAGATAACTGGGGAGACGGTGGGAGAGGTTAAAGCAGTTGCAAGCATGCATCAGAGGAAGGCGGAGATGGCTCGACACTCCGACGCGTTCATTGCCTTACCTGGTTTTCTTCTCCCTTGCTGTTATTTTTTTCGTGAGCTTCTTTTTATTTCCTGCTAGATTGTAAACTACGTATATATGTTTGTATGTTTTCAATTTAGGTGGGTACGGCACGCTGGAGGAGCTGCTGGAGGTGATAACTTGGGCCCAGCTCGGCATCCACAAGAAACCTGTAATCTATTCCAGTCCAATCCTATCCTCCGTTTTATCCTCTATCCAAGTACATAGAAAGGACTcgaattagactcaattttgcATGTAATGGCAGGTTGGTTTGCTGAATGTGGATGGGTATTATAACTCGCTGCTGGCCTTCATAGATAAGGCCGTGGACGacggcttcatccagcccttcCAGCGCCACATCATAGTCTCCGCCCCCAATGTCAAGGACCTGGTCCAAAAGCTCGAGGTAACCCCAAGAAGAGTCCTCTATGATTTGGTCTTTTAATAGTCCTCTTCCATTTTCAACACCCCCCCGAATATTAAATATACCAAGTCCATTGTCCAtctctaatatatataatattatacctCTTGTTTTACACTTTTTCTAGCTTATATTCTCATGTCATCCTTCTTTAATTCCAGTGGGCCTATGGCCTTCGTTCCTCTTATTTTTTGTGCTCAATAGGACTTCCTAATTCTTTGTTGTTTTATGATGAGAGAGCTATTGTTCAACTCGTGACGCAGGAATACGTGCCCGTCCAAGACGCCGTTGTGGCAACGCTGAGGTGGGAGAAGGAGCGGTTTGGATACAATTCCTTCCTGCAGGCTGATATCGCCAGGTAGCAGCAGCATCAGCAGCTTCCTGGCAGAATTAAGGGggagctcaaaaaaaaaaaaaaaaaaaggaaaaaagaaaagaaacgaaAAGGGACCTTTTGGGTTGGTTTTTTTCTTTAGTTATCTTGTCCCTAGGCTTGGGATGGTAGCCTAGTAGTAGTTGTAATACTAATTACTAGCTACTAATTGTGTATACATCTCCTTATCCGTATTCCCTTTTGTCTCTCATTTTGATCAGATGATTGAAAGTGTATATGTACTGTACTAGCACTTCTACTGGCTGTGCCACAAAGTCAGAAAAAACAGGCAGCTCTTTACTCGTTTCTCTGTGCCTTCGCTCTACTGCGCGTGCGCCATGGCTGTATGCCTCTGTGGTGCTTATGTTCTCTTGTCTACGAGTCGTCCTTCCTTTCCCTGTTTATGTTTCAGGACCTGGGAAACCGGTTTCAGTTTGTAATGATGGTCCTGGGGCCAATCATGGTGACCTAACAAACCGTGGGATTGGGTTCTGAAGGCTCACCTCAATTCCCATCAGGAAAAAGTTGGGCTTGTATTTTTCCGTCTGTTGTAACATTAATGTCTTACACTGTTGTGGCGTGTGAGTACTGAACTGGGGTGTGCAATTCAATCATCCACTGTCATGTGAGAGTTCCATCTAttgttaaattatttattaCGATGTATGATACGAACTGGATCAACAAGAAGTATATAAATATTGCGTGTATAAAGTTATTCATATTTGATGGAGTCACAGGT
Proteins encoded in this window:
- the LOC120104231 gene encoding cytokinin riboside 5'-monophosphate phosphoribohydrolase LOG3-like — translated: MEEAKVGKSSRFKRVCVFCGSSTGKRDCYQDAAVELGKELVARKVDLVYGGGSIGLMGLVSGAVHSGGGRVIGIIPTTLMDKEITGETVGEVKAVASMHQRKAEMARHSDAFIALPGGYGTLEELLEVITWAQLGIHKKPVGLLNVDGYYNSLLAFIDKAVDDGFIQPFQRHIIVSAPNVKDLVQKLEEYVPVQDAVVATLRWEKERFGYNSFLQADIAR